A window of the Ostrea edulis chromosome 1, xbOstEdul1.1, whole genome shotgun sequence genome harbors these coding sequences:
- the LOC125668114 gene encoding origin recognition complex subunit 2-like isoform X2 — protein sequence MNRNNNISKLSLESEDEEDDHVAGSEVFHFKTTKKSGSMAQKASEARTPKTSKSILKNSSSVLEREESGSVTPRRGEGTPRKSTRVKTEKKGRKPEATTPFKLRERAEYICDDIDVGSSDTDSDEEESDPETSTTRVPPTTPRSRRKIQEAADMPHMVEEYFELHSQGGVSVTSDRTLAKLGAGKMDQDSLNELLKGVPSKHSTECQQMYQEHRELFSKWMFHICNGYNILLHGLGSKRTLMEDFRKSELKDLDQVVVNGYFPSLTIKHILNTITDEILQAESSYKSPLDQFDFIKSQFEMKDYRDFFLIIHNIDGVMLRPEKVQNILSLLSQIRGFHIVASIDHINAPLIWDHTKCSRYRWLWYDVTTYLPYKDETSYENSLLVQQTGSLALSSMSHVMKSLTTNAKQIFLLLAKHQIENKDSSTYIGMSLQDLYQRCRESFLVNSDLTLRAQLIEFRDHKLIKSKKGFEGIEYLLIPVDSATLTEFIDQHESSV from the exons ATGAACCGGAATAACAATATATCcaaactttctttagaaagtgaaG ATGAAGAAGATGACCATGTTGCAGGAAGTGAAgtgtttcatttcaaaacaacaaaaaagtcaGGAAGCATGGCTCAAAAAG CATCTGAAGCAAGAACACCAAAAACTTCAAAATCTATACTTAAGAACAGCAGCTCTGTCTTGGAGAGGGAAGAATCAGGAAGTGTCACCCCACGAAGAG GAGAGGGGACTCCTAGGAAAAGTACCCGAGTGAAAACGGAAAAAAAGGGGAGGAAACCAGAGGCCACCACACCATTTAAACTCAGGGAAAGGGCGGAGT atatttgtgACGATATTGATGTGGGCTCTAGTGATACTGACAGTGACGAGGAGGAAAGTGACCCAGAGACCTCAACAACCAGAGTCCCCCCAACCACTCCTAGATCCAGAAGAAAGATCCAGGAGGCTGCTGATATG CCCCACATGGTGGAAGAATACTTTGAGTTACATTCACAAGGCGGGGTATCAGTAACGTCTGACAGGACTCTAGCCAAATTAGGTGCCGGGAAAATGGACCAAGATTCTCTGAATGAACTCCTTAAAGGAGTCCCCAGCAAACACAGTACTGAATGTCAACAGATGTACCAAGAACACAGAGAACTGTTTTCCAAATGGATGTTTCACATATG CAATGGGTACAATATACTGTTACATGGCCTGGGCTCCAAGAGAACTCTTATGGAAGACTTTAGGAAGTCAGAACTGAAAGATTTAGATCAGGTTGTTGTCAATGGCTATTTCCCAAGTCTCACTATCAAACAC ATTTTGAATACGATAACAGATGAAATATTGCAAGCAGAAAGCAGCTATAAAAGTCCACTGGATCAATTTGACTTCATTAAATCACAGTTTGAGATGAAAG ATTATAGAGATTTCTTCCTCATTATTCACAACATAGACGGGGTCATGTTGCGTCCGGAAAAAGTACAAAATATCCTGAGTTTATTGAGCCAGATTAGGGGATTCCACATTGTAGCATCCATTGACCACATTAATGCTCCACTCA TATGGGACCATACAAAATGCAGTCGATACCGCTGGTTATGGTATGACGTGACCACTTACTTGCCATACAAGGATGAAACCTCTTATGAGAACTCACTGTTGGTACAACAGACCGGGTCTCTGGCTCTCAGCTCTATGTCCCATGTAATGAAAAGCTTGACCACTAATGCAAAACAGATATTCTTGTTGCTGGCCAAACATCAGATTGAGAACAAGGATAGTAGTACTTACATAG GTATGTCCTTACAAGATTTGTACCAGAGGTGCAGGGAGTCTTTCCTCGTGAACAGCGATTTAACACTGCGTGCTCAATTAATTGAATTCAGGGATCACAAGCTGATAAAGTCCAAAAAG GGCTTCGAGGGAATAGAATACCTTTTAATCCCAGTGGACAGTGCCACACTGACAGAGTTCATAGATCAGCATGAAAGTAGTGTTTAA
- the LOC125668114 gene encoding origin recognition complex subunit 2-like isoform X3, translated as MAQKASEARTPKTSKSILKNSSSVLEREESGSVTPRRGEGTPRKSTRVKTEKKGRKPEATTPFKLRERAEYICDDIDVGSSDTDSDEEESDPETSTTRVPPTTPRSRRKIQEAADMPHMVEEYFELHSQGGVSVTSDRTLAKLGAGKMDQDSLNELLKGVPSKHSTECQQMYQEHRELFSKWMFHICNGYNILLHGLGSKRTLMEDFRKSELKDLDQVVVNGYFPSLTIKHILNTITDEILQAESSYKSPLDQFDFIKSQFEMKDYRDFFLIIHNIDGVMLRPEKVQNILSLLSQIRGFHIVASIDHINAPLIWDHTKCSRYRWLWYDVTTYLPYKDETSYENSLLVQQTGSLALSSMSHVMKSLTTNAKQIFLLLAKHQIENKDSSTYIGMSLQDLYQRCRESFLVNSDLTLRAQLIEFRDHKLIKSKKGFEGIEYLLIPVDSATLTEFIDQHESSV; from the exons ATGGCTCAAAAAG CATCTGAAGCAAGAACACCAAAAACTTCAAAATCTATACTTAAGAACAGCAGCTCTGTCTTGGAGAGGGAAGAATCAGGAAGTGTCACCCCACGAAGAG GAGAGGGGACTCCTAGGAAAAGTACCCGAGTGAAAACGGAAAAAAAGGGGAGGAAACCAGAGGCCACCACACCATTTAAACTCAGGGAAAGGGCGGAGT atatttgtgACGATATTGATGTGGGCTCTAGTGATACTGACAGTGACGAGGAGGAAAGTGACCCAGAGACCTCAACAACCAGAGTCCCCCCAACCACTCCTAGATCCAGAAGAAAGATCCAGGAGGCTGCTGATATG CCCCACATGGTGGAAGAATACTTTGAGTTACATTCACAAGGCGGGGTATCAGTAACGTCTGACAGGACTCTAGCCAAATTAGGTGCCGGGAAAATGGACCAAGATTCTCTGAATGAACTCCTTAAAGGAGTCCCCAGCAAACACAGTACTGAATGTCAACAGATGTACCAAGAACACAGAGAACTGTTTTCCAAATGGATGTTTCACATATG CAATGGGTACAATATACTGTTACATGGCCTGGGCTCCAAGAGAACTCTTATGGAAGACTTTAGGAAGTCAGAACTGAAAGATTTAGATCAGGTTGTTGTCAATGGCTATTTCCCAAGTCTCACTATCAAACAC ATTTTGAATACGATAACAGATGAAATATTGCAAGCAGAAAGCAGCTATAAAAGTCCACTGGATCAATTTGACTTCATTAAATCACAGTTTGAGATGAAAG ATTATAGAGATTTCTTCCTCATTATTCACAACATAGACGGGGTCATGTTGCGTCCGGAAAAAGTACAAAATATCCTGAGTTTATTGAGCCAGATTAGGGGATTCCACATTGTAGCATCCATTGACCACATTAATGCTCCACTCA TATGGGACCATACAAAATGCAGTCGATACCGCTGGTTATGGTATGACGTGACCACTTACTTGCCATACAAGGATGAAACCTCTTATGAGAACTCACTGTTGGTACAACAGACCGGGTCTCTGGCTCTCAGCTCTATGTCCCATGTAATGAAAAGCTTGACCACTAATGCAAAACAGATATTCTTGTTGCTGGCCAAACATCAGATTGAGAACAAGGATAGTAGTACTTACATAG GTATGTCCTTACAAGATTTGTACCAGAGGTGCAGGGAGTCTTTCCTCGTGAACAGCGATTTAACACTGCGTGCTCAATTAATTGAATTCAGGGATCACAAGCTGATAAAGTCCAAAAAG GGCTTCGAGGGAATAGAATACCTTTTAATCCCAGTGGACAGTGCCACACTGACAGAGTTCATAGATCAGCATGAAAGTAGTGTTTAA
- the LOC125668114 gene encoding origin recognition complex subunit 2-like isoform X1, which translates to MSTCAGRPRRKCVSVSFVGDDDVIEHIIDANQKRKVKQKNRRSLQHSRSQSKYLYTEDIEITEKSDSEEENIQLPADEEDDHVAGSEVFHFKTTKKSGSMAQKASEARTPKTSKSILKNSSSVLEREESGSVTPRRGEGTPRKSTRVKTEKKGRKPEATTPFKLRERAEYICDDIDVGSSDTDSDEEESDPETSTTRVPPTTPRSRRKIQEAADMPHMVEEYFELHSQGGVSVTSDRTLAKLGAGKMDQDSLNELLKGVPSKHSTECQQMYQEHRELFSKWMFHICNGYNILLHGLGSKRTLMEDFRKSELKDLDQVVVNGYFPSLTIKHILNTITDEILQAESSYKSPLDQFDFIKSQFEMKDYRDFFLIIHNIDGVMLRPEKVQNILSLLSQIRGFHIVASIDHINAPLIWDHTKCSRYRWLWYDVTTYLPYKDETSYENSLLVQQTGSLALSSMSHVMKSLTTNAKQIFLLLAKHQIENKDSSTYIGMSLQDLYQRCRESFLVNSDLTLRAQLIEFRDHKLIKSKKGFEGIEYLLIPVDSATLTEFIDQHESSV; encoded by the exons ATGTCAACATGCGCCGGTAGACCACGCAGGAAATGTGTGTCTGTCTCTTTTGTTGGCGATGACGATGTAATTGAACACATAATCGATGCCAATCAAAAGAGGAAAG TTAAGCAGAAGAACAGACGGTCACTGCAGCACTCCAGAAGTCAATCGAAATACCTGTATACAGAAGACATCGAAATCACGGAAAAAAGTGACAGTGAGGAGGAAAATATTCAACTGCCAGCAG ATGAAGAAGATGACCATGTTGCAGGAAGTGAAgtgtttcatttcaaaacaacaaaaaagtcaGGAAGCATGGCTCAAAAAG CATCTGAAGCAAGAACACCAAAAACTTCAAAATCTATACTTAAGAACAGCAGCTCTGTCTTGGAGAGGGAAGAATCAGGAAGTGTCACCCCACGAAGAG GAGAGGGGACTCCTAGGAAAAGTACCCGAGTGAAAACGGAAAAAAAGGGGAGGAAACCAGAGGCCACCACACCATTTAAACTCAGGGAAAGGGCGGAGT atatttgtgACGATATTGATGTGGGCTCTAGTGATACTGACAGTGACGAGGAGGAAAGTGACCCAGAGACCTCAACAACCAGAGTCCCCCCAACCACTCCTAGATCCAGAAGAAAGATCCAGGAGGCTGCTGATATG CCCCACATGGTGGAAGAATACTTTGAGTTACATTCACAAGGCGGGGTATCAGTAACGTCTGACAGGACTCTAGCCAAATTAGGTGCCGGGAAAATGGACCAAGATTCTCTGAATGAACTCCTTAAAGGAGTCCCCAGCAAACACAGTACTGAATGTCAACAGATGTACCAAGAACACAGAGAACTGTTTTCCAAATGGATGTTTCACATATG CAATGGGTACAATATACTGTTACATGGCCTGGGCTCCAAGAGAACTCTTATGGAAGACTTTAGGAAGTCAGAACTGAAAGATTTAGATCAGGTTGTTGTCAATGGCTATTTCCCAAGTCTCACTATCAAACAC ATTTTGAATACGATAACAGATGAAATATTGCAAGCAGAAAGCAGCTATAAAAGTCCACTGGATCAATTTGACTTCATTAAATCACAGTTTGAGATGAAAG ATTATAGAGATTTCTTCCTCATTATTCACAACATAGACGGGGTCATGTTGCGTCCGGAAAAAGTACAAAATATCCTGAGTTTATTGAGCCAGATTAGGGGATTCCACATTGTAGCATCCATTGACCACATTAATGCTCCACTCA TATGGGACCATACAAAATGCAGTCGATACCGCTGGTTATGGTATGACGTGACCACTTACTTGCCATACAAGGATGAAACCTCTTATGAGAACTCACTGTTGGTACAACAGACCGGGTCTCTGGCTCTCAGCTCTATGTCCCATGTAATGAAAAGCTTGACCACTAATGCAAAACAGATATTCTTGTTGCTGGCCAAACATCAGATTGAGAACAAGGATAGTAGTACTTACATAG GTATGTCCTTACAAGATTTGTACCAGAGGTGCAGGGAGTCTTTCCTCGTGAACAGCGATTTAACACTGCGTGCTCAATTAATTGAATTCAGGGATCACAAGCTGATAAAGTCCAAAAAG GGCTTCGAGGGAATAGAATACCTTTTAATCCCAGTGGACAGTGCCACACTGACAGAGTTCATAGATCAGCATGAAAGTAGTGTTTAA